From a single Saccharomyces kudriavzevii IFO 1802 strain IFO1802 genome assembly, chromosome: 15 genomic region:
- the EXO1 gene encoding Rad2 family nuclease EXO1 (similar to Saccharomyces cerevisiae DIN7 (YDR263C) and EXO1 (YOR033C); ancestral locus Anc_5.625) yields MGIQGLLPQLKSIQNPVSLRRYEGEVLAIDGYAWLHRAACSCAYELAMGKPTDKYLQFFIKRLSLLKTFKVEPYLVFDGDAIPVKKSTEFKRRDKRQENKAIAERLWACGERKNAMDYFQKCVDITPDMAKCIICYCKLNGIRYIVAPFEADSQMVYLEQKNIVQGIISEDSDLLVFGCQRLITKLNDYGECLEICRDNFNKLPKKFPLGLLTDEEIRTMVCLSGCDYTNGIPKVGLITAMKLVRRFNTMERILLRIQREGKLAIPDAYIDEYEAAVYAFQFQRVFCPIQKRIVSLNEIPLHLRDTESKRKKLYECIGHVIHRETQKRQIVHFDNDIDHHLHFKIAQGDLNPYDFHQPLANREHKLQLVSKSNLEFGNSNINCTGVKNKPIESFFHKVQGGDHASKVVTNVHKIRQLEDKLTMTIKRRKLSNVDAVQETLQGTRSKFFNRTSMTIIEDFNEENISQNYTEEANAQPPMGSISESQLSTQIPSSFIKNNLEVDDNPSEEVSEVVSDVEEHRRIKECLDKETMGDEVHSTDDDDDDDTTEDYSETAEQRTPTSSTSSLPGSSQRSISGCTKVLQRFKYSSSFSGVSDGRQPLFPRNVNQKSKGIVYVNQNRDHDYESEDDKAQVVQRPSLRKTLIGNRSQRIIVGMKSADEKKPYNSSPILHEESEKRDVGVTKQNQTRPAVRSISLLSQFVYKGK; encoded by the coding sequence ATGGGTATTCAGGGTCTTCTTCCTCAATTAAAGTCTATTCAAAATCCAGTGTCACTACGTAGATATGAAGGAGAAGTATTAGCAATTGATGGCTATGCGTGGCTACATAGAGCTGCCTGCTCATGCGCCTATGAACTTGCAATGGGAAAGCCGACCGATAAGTACTTACAGTTCTTCATCAAACGATTAAGTCTGttgaaaactttcaaagTTGAACCATATTTGGTGTTTGATGGAGATGCCATTCCTGTCAAAAAATCCACCGAATTTAAAAGAAGGGACAAGAGACAGGAGAACAAAGCCATCGCTGAGAGACTGTGGGCCTGCggagaaaggaaaaatgcTATGGActatttccaaaaatgtGTTGATATAACTCCTGATATGGCGAAGTGTATCATATGTTACTGTAAGCTTAACGGTATTCGTTACATTGTGGCCCCATTTGAGGCAGACTCTCAAATGGTATATTTAGAACAAAAGAACATTGTGCAAGGAATAATTTCCGAAGATTCAGATCTCCTCGTCTTTGGATGTCAACGTCTCATTACCAAGTTAAACGATTATGGAGAATGTTTAGAAATATGTCGAgataatttcaataaactCCCTAAGAAATTTCCGTTGGGATTGTTAAcggatgaagaaattagaaCAATGGTTTGTTTATCTGGTTGTGATTACACCAATGGAATCCCCAAAGTCGGCTTAATTACCGCCATGAAATTGGTTAGAAGGTTTAATACCATGGAAAGAATACTCCTGAGGATACAGCGAGAGGGAAAACTTGCAATTCCAGATGCATACATCGATGAATACGAAGCTGCGGTCTACgcatttcaatttcaaaggGTCTTTTGTCCTATTCAGAAGAGGATAGTGAGTTTGAATGAAATTCCACTGCATTTAAGAGATACCGaaagtaaaagaaagaagctCTATGAATGCATTGGCCATGTCATACATAGAGAAACCcaaaaaaggcaaattGTCCATTTTGATAACGATATAGACCACCACTTGCACTTCAAAATTGCTCAAGGGGATTTGAACCCATACGATTTTCATCAACCGCTGGCTAACAGAGAGCACAAATTGCAACTGGTATCCAAATCAAACTTGGAGTTCGGGAATAGTAACATTAACTGCACTGGAGTCAAAAATAAACCAATAGAATCATTCTTTCATAAAGTACAAGGAGGGGATCATGCCTCTAAAGTTGTTACTAACGTTCATAAAATAAGGCAATTGGAAGATAAGCTGACAATGACTATTAAACGTAGGAAATTAAGTAATGTTGATGCAGTTCAAGAGACTTTGCAGGGCACAAGAagcaaattcttcaatagaACGTCCATGACTATTATAGAAGACtttaatgaagaaaacatcTCACAAAATTATACAGAGGAAGCAAATGCACAGCCACCAATGGGCTCTATTTCCGAGTCCCAGTTATCCACCCAAATACCCAGCtcttttatcaaaaacaatCTAGAAGTTGATGACAATCCAAGCGAAGAAGTGTCTGAAGTCGTAAGCGACGTTGAAGAACATCGAAGAATTAAGGAATGCCTTGACAAAGAGACCATGGGCGACGAAGTGCATAGCAcagacgatgatgatgatgatgatacTACCGAAGATTACAGCGAAACCGCTGAGCAAAGGACTCCGACAAGCAGTACTAGCTCATTACCAGGATCATCGCAAAGAAGCATATCGGGGTGCACAAAGGTCTTGCAAAGATTTAAATACTCTTCGTCTTTTAGTGGAGTAAGTGACGGTAGGCAACCACTATTTCCGCGCAATGTTAATCAAAAAAGTAAAGGGATAGTATACGTTAATCAAAACAGAGATCATGATTATGAAAGTGAAGATGATAAGGCCCAAGTCGTGCAAAGACCATCTCTAAGAAAAACTCTCATCGGTAATAGGTCACAAAGAATAATTGTTGGCATGAAAAGTGccgatgaaaaaaagccaTACAACTCATCACCCATTTTGCATGAGGAGAGCGAAAAGAGAGACGTTGGAGTTACCAAACAAAACCAAACCCGGCCAGCGGTTAGGTCCATCTCCTTGCTTTCCCAATTCGTTTATAAAGGTAAATAA
- the AKR2 gene encoding putative palmitoyltransferase AKR2 (similar to Saccharomyces cerevisiae AKR1 (YDR264C) and AKR2 (YOR034C); ancestral locus Anc_5.626) — MSASHDQNMEGSSTETLDAAQHAATALAGGQTPLMGAQSDAEFVVDVFIEAVKDGNLKVVKDVVESGAIDINKDCCDELPGLHWACIRNRLSVAKFLVHMGANPNQTAGPERATALHWAARYGHVYIVDLLLKHGADSMLVDGQGLNILHFSVYSSNILLIVYVLCFVVNNNNNIDIDSRDKNNRTPLLWAAYQGDFLTVELLLKFGATVALVDNRGFNALHCAIIGGDQRVICDLVLSGANFYERNNQKQDCFDLAEGMGTKSLFEHALQHHGYDRLGNQKDKLFRKISHAQFTTFLSPFLLMIYTYSISLILSPVLAIILSLLVTVVTVNTLKKFVLPSFPKRNIYKVSLTRTPFFSGLFLSTFCFLIFIWTKKLYPYSVSDYTMKNMQFLTTSLFTIIIFLKLVRSDPGCLKTDDSSTSIQETIKKLIQLGKFDKENFCVETLERKSLRSKYSVFSGALVARFDHYCPWIYNDIGLKNHKLSLFFAMTVQYHMFLFMWLSLAYFKKTNHIYEQVDEYAKCTFLKNETLCKGSNYDPSTFFLFIWISVNFVWLGAMLSVQFFQILKGITTPELFTLIKEERRAETFNLIPFENPIYSIQNTKDSDIRSESPVGTAVTHTISIDSLEPRDKRHAILNACFSMVGINQWLVTLKEMFGITHLLRGQIQPQHRTSLLLNFLLTNHWKTNLTDFWLNSDVTAPLWQRFFYSSDTSKAMLGGVEVDYYELYEYPARDGETIRSG; from the coding sequence ATGTCAGCCAGTCATGATCAGAATATGGAAGGAAGTTCTACCGAGACACTAGATGCGGCTCAACACGCTGCAACCGCCTTGGCTGGTGGCCAAACACCTCTCATGGGCGCCCAATCGGATGCTGAGTTTGTGgttgatgttttcatcgAAGCTGTCAAAGACGGAAATTTAAAGGTGGTGAAAGATGTGGTTGAAAGTGGAGCCATCGATATTAACAAAGACTGCTGTGATGAACTTCCGGGGCTGCATTGGGCCTGTATTAGGAATAGACTTTCCGTAGCAAAATTCCTAGTACATATGGGAGCGAATCCTAATCAAACAGCTGGCCCTGAGAGGGCTACCGCTTTGCACTGGGCCGCAAGATATGGTCACGTCTACATTGTTGATCTGCTTCTCAAGCATGGCGCTGATTCAATGCTCGTGGACGGGCAGGGCCTTAACATTTTGCATTTTAGCGTCTACAGTTCCAATATTTTGCTTATTGTTTATGTCCTTTGTTTCGTCGtaaacaacaataacaatatcGACATCGATTCAAGGGATAAGAATAATAGGACACCGTTATTGTGGGCAGCATATCAAGGCGATTTTCTCACTGTAGAACTTTTGCTAAAGTTTGGTGCCACTGTTGCGCTAGTAGATAATAGAGGTTTCAATGCACTTCATTGTGCCATAATAGGAGGTGACCAAAGGGTCATATGTGATCTAGTCCTTAGCGGTGCAAATTTTTACGAAAGAAATAATCAGAAGCAAGACTGTTTTGATCTAGCTGAGGGAATGGGAACAAAATCACTATTCGAGCACGCGTTACAACATCATGGATATGACAGACTTGGAAACCAAAAGGATAAACTATTCAGAAAAATCTCGCATGCACAGTTCACGACATTTTTGTCACCTTTTTTACTTATGATTTACACTTACTCGATTTCGCTGATTCTTTCTCCAGTGCTAGCCATCATACTTTCTCTACTGGTAACCGTTGTTACCGTGAATactctgaaaaaatttgtattaccttcttttccaaaaagaaacatcTACAAAGTTTCTTTAACAAGAACACCCTTTTTCAGTGGCCTCTTCTTATCCACATTCTGCTTTCTGATATTTATATGGACAAAAAAGTTGTATCCATACAGCGTTTCTGACTATACTATGAAAAACATGCAATTTTTAACAACTTCTCTTTTCACTATCATAATATTCCTGAAATTGGTAAGATCGGATCCTGGATGTCTAAAGACGGACGATAGTTCCACTTCAATACaagaaacaataaaaaagttGATTCAGTTGGGAAAATTTGAcaaggaaaatttttgcGTGGAAACTCTAGAGAGAAAATCGTTAAGAAGTAAATACTCTGTTTTCAGTGGGGCCCTAGTGGCCAGGTTTGATCATTACTGTCCATGGATTTATAACGATATTGGCTTGAAAAATCACAagctttctttgtttttcgcTATGACAGTCCAATATCACatgtttttattcatgTGGTTGAGTTTAGCGTATTTTAAGAAAACCAACCATATTTACGAACAAGTTGATGAGTATGCAAAATGTACATTcctcaaaaatgaaactttATGTAAAGGTTCCAATTACGATCCCTCtaccttctttttattcatcTGGATCAGTGTAAACTTTGTGTGGCTGGGAGCTATGCTGAGTGTTCAGTTTTTCCAGATATTGAAGGGAATTACAACTCCTGAATTGTTCACTTTGATTAAGGAAGAACGAAGAGCAGAGACTTTCAATCTAATACCATTCGAGAACCCAATATATTCCATCCAGAATACTAAGGACAGCGATATAAGGTCCGAAAGTCCAGTTGGGACAGCTGTCACTCACACTATTTCTATTGACAGTTTGGAACCAAGAGATAAACGCCATGCAATTCTAAACGCGTGCTTTTCAATGGTTGGTATAAACCAGTGGCTTGTCACCCTCAAGGAAATGTTCGGCATAACCCACCTTTTGCGTGGGCAAATTCAACCGCAACACCGCACTTCGTTGCTTCTAAACTTTTTATTGACGAACCACTGGAAGACAAACTTGACAGATTTTTGGTTAAACAGTGATGTAACGGCGCCCTTATGGCAGCGATTCTTCTACTCTTCTGACACTTCAAAGGCTATGCTAGGTGGTGTTGAAGTAGACTATTACGAGTTATACGAATATCCCGCCCGAGATGGGGAAACGATACGTTCAGGCTAA
- the HMS1 gene encoding Hms1p (similar to Saccharomyces cerevisiae HMS1 (YOR032C); ancestral locus Anc_5.624), producing MPNFQNSFSGRSETDSVMNDLSNKVAIKVFDCRSAQDGNEEQGVNVTTNQTYLMFQSNNFNVPQPAYNSNSLGSQGPSTQAYYAPFQAPVHLQPPMPPVYRNSAYSTTDQYSDSSFPNTSSHGSVIDNNYYTDALNSIPTTTTGSTTMTADNGDTIDGEDYIHNMEAFNNNDNENIDNLKRTALKSERDPNLLSAASIVKKEQLFDDLLPLSKNESALVTADEMKTSLSLENLDDDNTDSNDNEIMDGNDLSFKLRTSPMRKHFHVTPKRIKRVRTGRVSHNIIEKKYRSNINDKIEQLRRTVPTLRVAYKKCNDLPITSRDLLGLDGLEPATKLNKASILTKSIEYICHLERKCLQLSLATQHLSNDTRESFVQLTQSPHSLIDNNSANEQNTNCQQQRQRQKQQQPLRNIQYNIPHQNGLMTGTDNSHDMDFNNAGDL from the coding sequence ATgccaaattttcaaaactctTTTTCTGGCCGTTCGGAAACCGATTCTGTGATGAACGACTTGAGTAATAAAGTTGCCATTAAGGTCTTCGATTGTAGAAGTGCCCAGGATGGCAATGAAGAGCAGGGTGTTAACGTTACTACAAACCAAACGTATTTAATGTTTCAAAGTAACAATTTTAATGTACCGCAGCCGGCCTATAACTCCAATAGTTTGGGCTCTCAAGGACCTTCAACGCAGGCATATTACGCGCCATTCCAAGCTCCAGTTCACCTTCAGCCTCCCATGCCCCCTGTATATAGAAACAGCGCATATTCCACCACAGATCAGTATAGCGACTCGTCGTTTCCTAACACATCTAGTCATGGATCAGTGATCGATAACAACTATTATACTGATGCCTTGAATTCTATACCTACGACAACAACTGGCAGTACCACAATGACTGCAGACAATGGTGATACTATCGATGGTGAGGATTATATCCATAACATGGAAGCCTTCAACAATAATGACAACGAAAATATCGATAATCTAAAGCGAACTGCACTGAAATCTGAACGAGACCcaaatcttctttcagCAGCGTCAATtgtgaaaaaagaacagcTTTTCGATGACCTACTTCCTTTATCGAAGAATGAGTCAGCCTTAGTCACTGCAGATGAGATGAAGACTTCTCTGAGTCTGGAAAATCTTGACGATGACAATACCGATAGCAATGATAACGAAATAATGGATGGTAATGATCTGAGCTTTAAGCTAAGAACTTCCCCCATGCGGAAACATTTCCATGTAACTCctaaaagaataaaaagggTGAGAACTGGTAGAGTTTCGCACAAcataattgaaaagaaataccGTTCCAACATCAACGATAAAATCGAGCAATTAAGGAGAACTGTTCCAACGTTAAGAGTAGCTTATAAAAAATGTAATGATCTTCCCATTACGTCCAGAGATTTGTTAGGCTTAGATGGTCTAGAACCAGCTACGAAACTAAACAAAGCATCCATTCTAACGAAATCTATCGAATACATTTGtcatttggaaagaaaatgtttaCAGTTAAGCTTGGCTACCCAGCACTTATCAAACGATACGCGCGAATCATTTGTTCAACTAACCCAATCACCTCATTCCTTGATTGATAATAATAGCGCTAATGAACAAAACACAAACTGCCAGCAGCAGCGGCAGCGacaaaaacaacaacaaccaTTGCGTAACattcaatataatattcCACATCAAAACGGCCTCATGACTGGCACTGACAATTCACATGATATGGATTTTAACAACGCAGGAGACCTATAA